From Diaminobutyricibacter sp. McL0608, one genomic window encodes:
- a CDS encoding thiamine pyrophosphate-dependent dehydrogenase E1 component subunit alpha: MAASIDSPRQAPTVQLLTPEGRFQPSESAAEYIPYLERLTEADYRRFYRDMAVIRRFDHESANLQRQGQLALWVPSHGQEGAQVGSAHATRVQDHVFPSYREHVVGMIRGLDPVNILRMLRGVTLGGWNPEENGNFHLYSLVLGSQSLHSTGYAMGIQFDGKSGTGDPESDEAVIVYFGDGASSQGDVSEALVFAASYRTPQVFFLQNNQWAISVPVERQSRTPLYLRGSGFGIPGTRVDGNDVLASYAVTAKWMDDARAGYGPALIEALTYRVGAHTTADDPTKYRTEDELQSWIARDPIARYRTYLSDLGVGDTFFASVDEEAADIAADARRRLLEVTPPPMDIIFDHVYSEPHPLIAEQKEWAQRYEASFDEERA; this comes from the coding sequence AGCGAGTCCGCCGCGGAGTACATCCCCTACCTCGAGCGCCTGACCGAGGCCGACTATCGCCGTTTCTACCGCGACATGGCGGTCATCCGCCGCTTCGACCACGAGTCGGCCAACCTCCAGCGCCAGGGCCAGCTCGCCCTGTGGGTGCCGAGCCACGGCCAGGAGGGCGCCCAGGTCGGCTCCGCGCACGCCACGCGCGTGCAGGATCACGTCTTCCCGTCGTACCGCGAGCACGTTGTCGGGATGATCAGAGGGCTCGACCCCGTGAACATCCTCCGGATGCTGCGCGGAGTCACGCTCGGCGGCTGGAACCCGGAGGAGAACGGCAACTTCCACCTTTATTCGCTCGTGCTCGGCTCGCAGAGCCTGCACTCGACGGGCTACGCCATGGGCATCCAGTTCGACGGCAAGAGCGGCACCGGTGACCCCGAGAGCGACGAAGCGGTCATCGTCTACTTCGGTGACGGGGCCTCATCGCAGGGTGACGTCAGTGAGGCACTGGTCTTCGCTGCGAGCTACCGTACCCCCCAGGTCTTCTTCCTTCAGAACAACCAGTGGGCGATCTCCGTCCCGGTCGAACGCCAGTCCCGCACTCCCCTGTATCTGCGCGGGAGCGGCTTCGGCATCCCTGGTACGCGCGTCGATGGCAACGATGTCCTCGCCAGCTACGCTGTCACGGCGAAGTGGATGGACGACGCCCGCGCCGGTTACGGACCCGCGCTCATCGAGGCGCTCACTTATCGCGTCGGCGCCCACACGACCGCCGACGACCCCACCAAGTACCGCACCGAAGACGAACTGCAGTCGTGGATCGCCCGCGATCCGATCGCCCGTTACCGCACCTACCTGTCCGACCTCGGTGTCGGCGACACCTTCTTCGCGTCCGTCGATGAAGAGGCTGCGGACATCGCGGCGGATGCCCGCCGTCGGCTGCTGGAGGTCACGCCTCCCCCGATGGACATCATCTTCGACCATGTCTACTCGGAGCCGCATCCGCTGATCGCCGAACAGAAGGAATGGGCGCAGCGCTACGAGGCGTCCTTCGATGAGGAGCGCGCATGA
- a CDS encoding alpha-ketoacid dehydrogenase subunit beta yields MPLGKAINKGLHDALANDPKVLLMGEDIGPLGGVYRVTEGLHAEFGPQRVLDTPLAESGILGTAIGLAMRGYRPVCEIQFDGFIFPAFDQITTQLARMRNRHEGTVTMPIVIRVPYGGHIGSIEHHSESPEAYFAHTPGLRVVSPSNSHDAYWMIQEAIASDDPVLFFEPKSRYFIKGEINLIDPVAPLHASRVARHGTDVTVVGHGAILSTLLHAAELAAEEGTSLEVIDLRSLSPIDYGPVLDSVRKTGRLVVVQEAASNASVGSEIAATIAEKAFYFLEAPVIRVSGWDTPYPPSKVESMYLPDADRVLEAVDRSLAY; encoded by the coding sequence CTGCCCCTCGGCAAGGCGATCAACAAGGGCCTGCACGACGCTCTCGCGAACGACCCCAAAGTGCTGCTCATGGGCGAGGACATCGGCCCGCTCGGCGGCGTCTACCGCGTCACCGAGGGCCTGCACGCCGAGTTCGGCCCGCAGCGCGTACTGGACACTCCGCTCGCCGAGTCGGGCATCCTCGGCACCGCGATCGGACTCGCCATGCGCGGGTACCGCCCGGTCTGCGAGATCCAGTTCGACGGGTTCATCTTCCCCGCGTTCGACCAGATCACGACGCAACTGGCCCGGATGCGCAACCGCCACGAGGGAACGGTGACGATGCCGATCGTGATCCGCGTTCCGTACGGCGGCCACATCGGCTCGATCGAGCACCATTCCGAGAGCCCGGAAGCCTACTTCGCGCACACGCCCGGCCTGAGGGTCGTGAGCCCCAGCAACTCGCACGACGCCTACTGGATGATCCAGGAAGCGATCGCCTCCGACGACCCCGTCCTGTTCTTCGAGCCGAAGAGCCGCTACTTCATCAAGGGTGAGATCAATCTCATCGACCCTGTCGCGCCGTTGCACGCGAGCCGGGTGGCCCGCCACGGCACGGATGTGACGGTCGTCGGCCACGGCGCGATCCTGTCGACCCTCCTGCACGCGGCGGAACTCGCTGCAGAAGAAGGGACCAGCCTCGAGGTCATCGACCTGCGCTCGCTCTCCCCGATCGACTACGGCCCTGTGCTCGACTCGGTGCGCAAGACCGGTCGCCTGGTCGTCGTGCAGGAGGCGGCATCCAACGCCAGCGTCGGGTCGGAGATCGCAGCGACCATCGCCGAGAAGGCCTTCTACTTCCTGGAAGCGCCGGTCATCCGCGTCTCGGGCTGGGACACTCCCTACCCGCCGTCGAAGGTCGAATCGATGTACCTCCCCGACGCCGACCGGGTGCTCGAGGCTGTCGACCGAAGCCTCGCGTACTGA
- a CDS encoding dihydrolipoamide acetyltransferase family protein yields MSESKFLLPDVGEGLTEAEIVEWKVAPGDTITVNQVLVEIETAKSLVELPSPFAGTVGELLVSEGQTVDVGTAIITVSSSSADAGVALGAPAHGSTPEVDEAAADTAASVSHEADEKQAPLVGYGSTGHVSSRRRRVTHPGTSAVPVATDATQTETQTQMPPSHAAHAAPPTQHIPNRPETAAAPASSVPVIAKPPIRKLAKDLGVDLAVVTATGPIGDITRDDVLREATQASVFRNIQTPEWPDAREERIPVKGVRKAIAQAMVSSAFTAPHVSLFVDVDATRTMEFVKRLKNSPDFAGIKVSPLLIMAKAMIWAVRRNPTVNSTWTDEEIIVHHYVNLGIAAATPRGLIVPNVKEAQAMSLLELAGALEQLTLTARDGRTQPADMSGGTITITNVGVFGMDTGTPILNPGEVGIVALGTIKQKPWVVDGEVRPRMVTTLGASFDHRIVDGDVASRFLADVAAIIEEPALLLD; encoded by the coding sequence ATGAGCGAATCGAAGTTCCTCCTCCCCGACGTCGGCGAAGGCCTGACCGAGGCGGAGATCGTCGAATGGAAGGTGGCCCCGGGCGACACCATCACGGTCAACCAGGTGCTCGTCGAGATCGAGACCGCGAAGTCGCTCGTCGAACTGCCGTCGCCGTTCGCAGGGACTGTCGGCGAGCTGCTGGTGTCCGAGGGGCAGACCGTCGACGTGGGAACCGCGATCATCACCGTGTCGTCGAGCTCGGCGGATGCGGGGGTCGCGCTGGGTGCGCCCGCTCACGGCTCCACGCCGGAGGTCGACGAGGCCGCCGCCGACACGGCCGCCAGCGTCTCGCATGAAGCCGACGAGAAGCAGGCGCCCCTCGTCGGCTACGGGAGCACCGGTCACGTTTCGAGCAGGCGGCGCCGGGTGACGCATCCGGGAACGTCCGCGGTTCCCGTGGCGACGGATGCGACACAGACCGAGACCCAGACACAGATGCCGCCGTCGCACGCCGCGCACGCGGCCCCGCCGACCCAGCACATCCCGAACCGGCCGGAGACGGCCGCAGCGCCCGCCTCGTCCGTTCCTGTGATCGCCAAGCCGCCCATCCGGAAGCTCGCCAAGGACCTGGGCGTCGACCTGGCGGTGGTCACTGCGACCGGCCCGATCGGCGACATCACCCGCGACGACGTGCTGCGGGAAGCCACGCAGGCGAGCGTGTTCCGCAACATCCAGACGCCCGAATGGCCGGATGCCCGCGAGGAGCGCATTCCCGTGAAGGGTGTCCGCAAGGCGATCGCGCAGGCGATGGTGTCGAGCGCGTTCACGGCGCCGCACGTCAGCCTGTTCGTCGATGTGGATGCGACCCGCACGATGGAGTTCGTCAAGCGTCTCAAGAACTCCCCCGATTTCGCCGGGATCAAGGTGTCTCCGCTGCTCATCATGGCGAAGGCGATGATCTGGGCGGTGCGCCGCAACCCGACGGTGAACTCGACCTGGACGGATGAGGAGATCATCGTCCACCACTACGTGAACCTCGGGATCGCCGCTGCGACGCCGCGCGGTCTGATCGTTCCGAACGTGAAGGAAGCACAGGCGATGTCGCTTCTCGAGCTGGCGGGCGCGCTCGAACAGCTGACGCTCACCGCGCGCGACGGCCGCACGCAGCCGGCCGACATGTCCGGCGGGACGATCACGATCACCAACGTGGGCGTGTTCGGCATGGACACGGGAACGCCGATCCTGAACCCGGGCGAGGTCGGCATCGTCGCACTCGGCACGATCAAGCAGAAGCCGTGGGTCGTCGACGGCGAAGTGCGGCCGCGCATGGT